Part of the Aquamicrobium lusatiense genome is shown below.
GCCCTTGTCGGGGTCGGTCTTGGCGACGACGATGATCAGATTGGCGAGCTGGCCGTTGGTGATGAAGGTCTTGGAGCCATTGATGCGGTACTGGTTGCCGTCCCGGTCGGCGCGGGTGCGCACGCCCTGAAGGTCGGAGCCGGCACCCGGCTCGGTCATGGCGATGGCACCGATCAGCTCGCCGCTCGCCAGCTTCGGCAGCCACCTCTTCTTCTGCTCTTCCGAGCCGTAATGGAGGATGTAGGGGGCTACGATCGCATTGTGCAGGCCGATGCCGAAGCCGTCGACGCCGACATGGCCGATGGCCTCGATGATGGCGCTCTCATGGGCGAAGGTGCCGCCCGCGCCGCCATATTCCTCCGGCATGGAGGGACACAAGAGGCCGGCCGCGCCCGCCTTTTCCCAGGCGGTGCGGTCGACGATCTCGTTCTTCTCATAGGCGTCGTAATGCGGCGCGATCTCGTCCGACATGAAGCGGTGCGCCATGTCGTAGAGCATGGCGACGTCTTCCTGCGCCCAGTCGGGCTTCGGAACGGACAGAATTTCGGCGGGACTGGTCATGCTTTTCCTCCAGTGTCCCCCTCATGAGAAAAGCGGAGGGAGACGATCCAATCCTGAAACTCTAGAACGCCTCCGCTGGCAGCGCCATCATCGTGTCGGCGCCGGTGGAAATGCGGGCGAGATGCGCGCTGGTTTCCGGCATGACGCGCTCCATGAAGTAGCGCGCGGTGACGATCTTGTTGTCGTGGAAGGCGGCATCCTCGGCGCCGGCCGCAAGCTTCTCCTGCGAGGCCTTGACCATGCGGCCCCACATATAGCCGAGCGCGACGAGGCCGAAGAGATGCAGGTAGTCGGTCGAGGCCGCACCCGCATTGTCGGGCTTGGCCATGGCGTTCTGCATCAGCCACATGGTGGCGGCCTGCAGATCGTTGAGGCCCTTCTTGATGCCCTTGGTGAAGGGCGCGAGGTTTTCGTCCGCGCGGTTCGCCTCGCAGAACTCGCCAACTTCCTTGAAGAAGGCCTGCACGGCGCGGCCACCGTTCAGCGCCAGCTTGCGGCCGACGAGGTCCAGCGCCTGGATGCCGTTGGCGCCCTCGTAGATCATGGCGATGCGGGCATCGCGCACGAACTGGCTCATGCCGTGCTCTTCGATGTAGCCGTGGCCGCCGAATACCTGCTGTGCCATCACGGCATGCTCAAAACCCTTGTCGGTGAGCACGCCCTTGATGACCGGCGTCATCAGGCCGAGCATATCGTCGGCTGCCTGCCGCGCCTTCTCGTCGTCCGAGCGGTGGGCGATGTCGGAGTTGAGCGCGGTCCACAGTATCAGCGCGCGGCCGGCTTCGTTGAAGGCACGCATGGTCATCAGCGCGCGGCGGATGTCTGGGTGGACAATGATCGGATCGGCCTTGCCGTTCGGATTCTTCGGCCCGGAGAGCGAGCGGCCCTGAAGGCGTTCGCGGGCGTAAGCTACTGCGTTCTGATAGGCGATCTCCGAAATCGACAGGCCCTGAAGGCCGACGCCGAGGCGGGCTTCGTTCATCATCACGAACATGGCCTTGAGGCCGCCATTTTCCGCGCCGAGCAGCGTGCCTTCGGCCTCGTCATAATTCATGACGCAGGTGGCGTTGCCGTGGATGCCCATCTTCTCTTCGAGCGAGCCGCAGGACACGCCGTTGGCGGCACCGGGATTGCCCTCCGCATCGAGCCTGAACTTCGGCACGATGAACAGCGAAATGCCCTTCACGCCTTCTGGCGCGCCCTCGATGCGGGCCAGCACCAGATGGATGATGTTGTCGGCCATGTCGTGATCGCCGGCCGAGATGAAGATCTTCTGGCCGGAGATGCGGTAGGTGCCGTCGCCATTCGGAACCGCCTTGGTGCGCAGGAGGCCGAGATCGGTGCCGCAATGCGGCTCGGTCAGGTTCATGGTGCCGGTCCAGGCGCCGTCGATCATCTTCGGCAGGAAGGTCTGCTTCTGTTCCTCGTTGCCATGCTCGACGATCGCGGCAATGGCGCCCTGGGTGAGGCCCGGATACATCATCAGCGCCATGTTGGACGCCGACAGATATTCGCCGACAGCGGCATGGAGCGTGTAGGGCAGGCCCTGCCCACCATATTCGGCTGGTGCCGCCAGCCCCATCCAGCCACCTTCGCGATACTGGCGGTAGGCTTCGCTGAAGCCCTTCGGCGTGGTCACGGAACCGTCTTCGTGGCGTGTGCAGCCTTCCGTGTCACCGACGCGGTTGAGCGGCAGCATGACGTTTTCGGCAAGCTTCGCGCCTTCGGCCAGCACGGCCTCGACAACGTCTGCAGATGCATCGGCAAAGCCGGGCAGGTCGGCATGGCGCTCATAGCCCAGCACGTCGTTGAGAAGATAGAGCGTGTTGCGGACCGGTGACTGGTAGATGGGCATGCAGTTCCTCCACCCCTGTTTATGATGAGGGCGCTCGTCGCGCACTGAAATCGACAATAGGCAAGCCATAACAAACTTTGACGTTTGCGTAAACGTCAATATTGAGGAAAGCCTTCCAATTCGCCTTCCGTAAGGTAAAGGCAATGCCATTGCAGTTTCATGTTGTGATGAAGCGGGAGGAGATGCGCCTGCTGCTGTCGCCGGCGCCTGTAGAAGCCGCATTCGCAGGCGGAAAAAAGTCAGTTTGCAGCAGGCAGCAGAACGGTGCGCATGGCTTCGCGAACGATGACCAGCGTGGTGGCGGCATCGGCGGCTTTGCCGAACAGATAGCCCTGTCCGGCCAGACATCCGAACTGAAGCAGGCAGGCCGCCTGCTCTTCCTCTTCGATACCCTCGGCCACCACCTCGATACCAAGGCCCTCGCACATCGCCAGTATGGCGCGAATGATGTGCTGCGAGGGCATGTCATCGAGCATGGAGGAGACGAAGGAGCGATCGATCTTGAGCTTGCTGAACGGAAATTCGCGCAGCCGCCCCAGCGACGACTGGCCAGTGCCGAAATCATCAAGCGCGATGCGAATGCCGTGCCGGTGCAGATCATCGATGATTCTGGCGGCCGAGGTCGGGTCGCTCATCAGGCCGGTTTCGGTGATCTCGATTTCCAGCCGTCGCGGGTCGAAACCGGTGCGCTCCAGCATGGCCAGTATGTCCTTGCCGGTGTTGTTGTCGACAAGCTGCGACGGCGACAGGTTGAACGACAGGAACAGGTCGGCCGGCCACGCCTTCGCAGCCTCCACGGCCTTGCGCAGGACCAGTTGAGACAACGGGCCGATGATGCCGCGTTCTTCGGCGATCGGGATGAAAACGGCGGGCGAGACCCGCCCGATATCCGGATCGGTCCAGCGTGCCAGTGTCTCGAAGCCGATGATGCGGCGCGTCGTCAGGTCGACGATAGGCTGGAAATGCGGCTCCACCTCGCCGGCCGAAACGGCGCGGCGCAGGGCCTGCTCGATATGCGTCAGCCTTCTGGCTGCTTCTTCCATCTCGCGGGTGTAGACCACCACCTGCCCGCGCCCGGAGCGCTTGGCGTGATAGAGCGCGGTTTCTGCCTTGTTGAGCAGGATCTCGGTTGTCTCGTCCTGCGAATAGAACAGCGAGCAGCCCGCGGAGGCCGACAGGCGGGCCGTGCGGTCGCCGACATCATAGGGAGCCGACAGAATCTCGATGAGCGTGCGCACCTTTTCTATCGCGGCTTCCTCGCTGAACACCATCGGGCAGAGCACGGCGAACTCGTCGGCGCCGATCCGGCACACGGAAGACTGGCTGTCCATGGATGCCCTGAGACGCATGGCGATCTGGGTCAGGATCTCGTCGCCGGCCTGATAGCCGAAGAGGTCGTTGATCGGCTTGAAGCCGTCGAGATCGAGGATGCCGATGGCAAACGGGGCAGGGTCATCGGCCCTGTCCCGGATGAGCCGCTCCACCCGGTCGAAGAAGCGGCGGTGATTGCCCAGTCCCGTCAGGGGGTCGGTGAATGCGAGATCGTTTCCGTCTCTGTTTGTTTGCCGGCTGCCAAACGGCATATGCATTGCGAACCCTGAAAAGTTTTAAAAGAAACTTTGGCCACCCTGCCAGAAAAGCCTTTAGGAAAAGTATCTGATGAAATCTTATTTCACGGCTGTAACAATGTTCGCCAGCCTCCGCATTGGCAGGTGAGATCAAGTTCCTTATATCTCACGCCTCAGGACGACGGAGAGCCTTCCATGCCCCTCAAAATTGCGGTTCAGATGGACCATATTTCCACGGTGTCGATTGCCGGCGACACCACATTCGCGCTGTCTCTGGAGGCGCAGCGGCGCGGCCATGCGCTCTATCACTATACGCCGGACCGCCTCTCTTTGCTGGATGGCAAGGTATATGCCCGTCTTGAGGACATGACGGTGCGGGATGAAAAGGGCAGCCATTTCACGCTGGGCGAGCCGGTGCGCACCGATCTGTCGGAGATGGACGTCATACTGCTGCGGCAGGATCCGCCCTTCGACATGAACTACATCACCACCACCCACATGCTGGAGCGCATCCATCCGCGCACGCTGGTGGTCAACGATCCGGCCTGGGTGCGCAACAGCCCTGAAAAGATCTTCGTCACCGAATTCGCCGACCTGATGCCGGAGACGCTGATCACCAAGGATCCGCAGGAGGTGGCGGATTTCCGCCGGCAATATGGCGACATCATCATCAAGCCGCTTTACGGCAATGGCGGTGCGGGCATCTTCCATCTGCGCGACGACGATCAGAACCTGTCGTCGCTGCTGGAAATGTTCTCGCAGATGTTCCGCGAGCCCTTCATCGTCCAGCGTTATCTCAAGGACGTGCGCAAGGGCGACAAGCGCATCCTGCTCATCGACGGCGAGCCAGTGGGCGCCATCAACCGCGTGCCGGCCGACCATGAATCGCGCTCCAACATGCATGTCGGCGGGCGCGCCGAGAAGACCGAGCTGACCGCCCGCGAGCGTGAGATCTGTGCGGCGATCGGCCCGTCGCTGAAAGAGCGTGGCTTCATTCTGGTCGGCATCGACGTGATCGGCGACTACATGACCGAGATCAACGTGACCTCGCCGACCGGCATCCGTGAGGTGAAGCGCTTCGGCGGCGCCGACATCGCAGCCTTGTTCTGGGATTGCGTCGAGGCCAAGCGCGCCTGATACTCCCTGTAAAGGAGAACACGACGATGACCGGCGACACTGCACGCGAAGCGAGAGAAAAGCTGGAGCAGGCCCGCGAGGTCATCGCCTGGCTGTTGCAGCGCGCCGGCATGGACGGTGCGGAAGGCCAGCGGGCGCTGGACTACTTCGGTGGCGAGGGTTTCGACCGCGATTTTCTGCCATGGCCGCGCCACGCGGGCGAATCGCTTCATCCCGACGAACTCAA
Proteins encoded:
- a CDS encoding acyl-CoA dehydrogenase C-terminal domain-containing protein, with the translated sequence MPIYQSPVRNTLYLLNDVLGYERHADLPGFADASADVVEAVLAEGAKLAENVMLPLNRVGDTEGCTRHEDGSVTTPKGFSEAYRQYREGGWMGLAAPAEYGGQGLPYTLHAAVGEYLSASNMALMMYPGLTQGAIAAIVEHGNEEQKQTFLPKMIDGAWTGTMNLTEPHCGTDLGLLRTKAVPNGDGTYRISGQKIFISAGDHDMADNIIHLVLARIEGAPEGVKGISLFIVPKFRLDAEGNPGAANGVSCGSLEEKMGIHGNATCVMNYDEAEGTLLGAENGGLKAMFVMMNEARLGVGLQGLSISEIAYQNAVAYARERLQGRSLSGPKNPNGKADPIIVHPDIRRALMTMRAFNEAGRALILWTALNSDIAHRSDDEKARQAADDMLGLMTPVIKGVLTDKGFEHAVMAQQVFGGHGYIEEHGMSQFVRDARIAMIYEGANGIQALDLVGRKLALNGGRAVQAFFKEVGEFCEANRADENLAPFTKGIKKGLNDLQAATMWLMQNAMAKPDNAGAASTDYLHLFGLVALGYMWGRMVKASQEKLAAGAEDAAFHDNKIVTARYFMERVMPETSAHLARISTGADTMMALPAEAF
- a CDS encoding putative bifunctional diguanylate cyclase/phosphodiesterase, with translation MHMPFGSRQTNRDGNDLAFTDPLTGLGNHRRFFDRVERLIRDRADDPAPFAIGILDLDGFKPINDLFGYQAGDEILTQIAMRLRASMDSQSSVCRIGADEFAVLCPMVFSEEAAIEKVRTLIEILSAPYDVGDRTARLSASAGCSLFYSQDETTEILLNKAETALYHAKRSGRGQVVVYTREMEEAARRLTHIEQALRRAVSAGEVEPHFQPIVDLTTRRIIGFETLARWTDPDIGRVSPAVFIPIAEERGIIGPLSQLVLRKAVEAAKAWPADLFLSFNLSPSQLVDNNTGKDILAMLERTGFDPRRLEIEITETGLMSDPTSAARIIDDLHRHGIRIALDDFGTGQSSLGRLREFPFSKLKIDRSFVSSMLDDMPSQHIIRAILAMCEGLGIEVVAEGIEEEEQAACLLQFGCLAGQGYLFGKAADAATTLVIVREAMRTVLLPAAN
- the gshB gene encoding glutathione synthase; this encodes MPLKIAVQMDHISTVSIAGDTTFALSLEAQRRGHALYHYTPDRLSLLDGKVYARLEDMTVRDEKGSHFTLGEPVRTDLSEMDVILLRQDPPFDMNYITTTHMLERIHPRTLVVNDPAWVRNSPEKIFVTEFADLMPETLITKDPQEVADFRRQYGDIIIKPLYGNGGAGIFHLRDDDQNLSSLLEMFSQMFREPFIVQRYLKDVRKGDKRILLIDGEPVGAINRVPADHESRSNMHVGGRAEKTELTAREREICAAIGPSLKERGFILVGIDVIGDYMTEINVTSPTGIREVKRFGGADIAALFWDCVEAKRA